CTTTTCATCGGTATGAACTTGATAATGACGTGTAAGGTTCGATCTGGTCATATACGATTTCCCACATTCACTGCACGTAAAGGGTGTTTCTCCTGTGTGAACTCGCAGATGAGAAACGAGGGAGATATTATGCTTGAAGGCTTTGCCGCATTCCCTGCACCTGAaaggtttttctccagtgtgaattctgAAATGCTTAATGAGAAAGGCTTTTTGGCTGAAGGACATCCCACATTCGCTGCACTGAAAAGGCTTTTCTCCGGTGTGTATCATCCGGTGCCGATTAAGGTGAGATGTGCTAGTAAAGACTTTGCCACAGTCACTGCATATGCAGGTCTTCTTCTCAGTGTGAATGGTCTCTCCACTCTCAGTGTTCTTGGGTGCCTCGCCAACAGCATAAGTCACCTGATCCCCGAGAAGACCTGAGGAAGTCTGGATGATCCCCACATTGTCTGCACTTGGCAAGGGTGTCTCAGCACAGCTCAGCATTTGCTGTTGGAGCATGGATGAACTAAGATCTCCTTCCGTGGAAAGACTCTGCTCAAAGCGGGGCGTTTCACTCTCCACTTTGATCCAACAACCTGACCAGAGACAAATACTGATGAATGGCATGGAGACTGTcaagtgacagacagacagcacacatTACTAACAGTGTTCTGAGACTTCTTACAGAACAAGGGAACTAGTTCAGGGTGGTAAGGACACATTATCATGCTGAATTTGTCAATATCATAGGATCTAAGGACCCTAGAGACAGTAAGAACACAGCATGGAGTGAATCACTGGGAGAAGCACTGTGAACCATAACACTGTCCTCAGCAATAGCTTTCTACAAGCCTCAGCTGCTGGAGATGCAGGACACAGTGCAGAAGGCTGTCTAGGCCCATAGGACATGGTGACTGAGGAACCTGCATTCAAGGACTGCCCCAGGTATAAAGCACACTAACACCACCAAGGAAAGCCTGAGTTTCCCAGTACGGCAAAGCAACGGGCCAAACATTCGAGAATGATACATGGGGGACAGTCCTGGTTCGGATATAATAGCTACACACACATCAGATACCACCACCTTCCGAGTACCTATCTCATACCTGGAGTCAGGAATCTCAATGCAGGCACAGAGGGCTCTCCCCAAGACTCCAGCTGAGTGACGCCATGGATCCCGGAAGGCATAAGTCCTAAAGTAAAATGATACAAGAAGTGAGAGTTCTGTATTAGGACTGAGTGATGAACCCACACATTCGATGGGAAAGAAGCCTAATGAGAATAATCCTGGCAAGAGTGTCTTACATAATAAAAAACCAATAATGAGCTCACGAGTGCCACAGTTCCTGCCACATGCAGACATAAGGCATGTTACCAAGAAATACCCAAGTACCAAAGATGCCAAGCTTTTACAGTGTCACCAGGTCACAGAGGAGCCATCAGTGTCAATACTGGTAACCCCAGGCAGCGCATGGTTGTGCAAGCCATTAATCACAACACTCGGGAACCAGAGCAAGATCTTGGTGAGTTAGAGGACAGCCAGGTCTCCATAGTGAgaccagcacagccaggactctACAGGCAGAGCATGACTCAAatcatccccaacccccaaaaaatATCCTAACCCTAGACTGATTCCTGTGAACTTTTGCTGCAACTGTGAGAAACAAGGCTGTTGTGAAACAAGGTCTGTTTTTAACCTGTACTTTATACTCCAGGACAGTGGAAGAAAGATTCAGTGTACACAGGTCAAATTTGAGAAGGATAAACTGCTCCTTAGGAAAAAGACaagccagccaggtggtggtggctctcgcctttaatcccagcactcaggaggcagaggcaggcagatctctgtgagttcgaggccagcctggtctacaaagtgagttccagaacagccagggctacacagagaaacctttggaaaaaaagaaaaaaagtaagaaagaagggagggaaggaggaaaggaaggaaggagggagggaggaaaggaaggaaggagggagggaagaaaggaaggaaggagggagggaggaaagaaaggaagaaagaaaggaaggaaggaaagaaagaaagaaagaaagaaagaaagaaagaaagaaagaaagaaagaaagaaagaaagacagaaagaaagacagaaagaaagacagaaagaaaaagaatacaagaCTACACAGACATCACAGACATGCTCTGACTGGATGGGAGCAGTCCTTACCCAGCGAGGACATGAGTGCGAAGATCTCGGTCATCACAGTCTGGTACAGGAGCCTTTGCGAGTCATCAAGCAGTTTCCATTCCTCCCAGGAGAAGTACACAGCCACATCCTCAAAGGACACACAACCCTGCCACAAAGGGGAAAGTGGAGTTTATGTGAAGTCTCCTTGTCAGGGACTCTTTCCATCCTCAAGACAGCCATTCTCACTTAGCTTCCTACCTCAGAGGGTACCAGGCTCTGAAGCTAGGACATCCAGTCTGGCCTCAAGGGCCCACCCAGTGCTCTGGTCAGCACTCAGCAAGAACGGGCAGGTGGACAGGGGGTGTCTTAGTCAACAAGCAGGTGGACAGggggtgtcttagtcacttttctattactgggaagagacaccatgaccaaggcaacttatagaacaAAGAGTTCATTGGGGGCTCACACTCAGAGAGTGAGTCCGTGACCCTCATGGCAGCAGGCatcatggcactggagcagcagctgagagcttacatcctgaacCAGGCACCAGAGAGagttaactgggaatggcatggacttttgaaacctataagcccaccccagtgacacacctcctccagcaaggccacaccttagTCCTCCCCAGACTCTTCCACCAACGGGGAACAAGTGTTCAagtctatgagcctatggggggcatggtcattgaaaccaccacagcTGGAGTCGATCCAAGCTTGAAGGATGCCATGGAAAGGCCCTCCTTTCTATCAGAGAATTCACATGGGCTCCTCCCAATCACCTGCCTCACACAGACCATATTTGGGTCACTGGTATCCACTGTGTccaggcaggaaggtcaggaagCCATCCAT
The sequence above is drawn from the Peromyscus leucopus breed LL Stock chromosome 1, UCI_PerLeu_2.1, whole genome shotgun sequence genome and encodes:
- the LOC114684469 gene encoding zinc finger protein 419-like isoform X1, translated to MAMSQGPAGQWSPMVMVEAAGGALFQVSHYSVKPANQEEGCVSFEDVAVYFSWEEWKLLDDSQRLLYQTVMTEIFALMSSLGLMPSGIHGVTQLESWGEPSVPALRFLTPGCWIKVESETPRFEQSLSTEGDLSSSMLQQQMLSCAETPLPSADNVGIIQTSSGLLGDQVTYAVGEAPKNTESGETIHTEKKTCICSDCGKVFTSTSHLNRHRMIHTGEKPFQCSECGMSFSQKAFLIKHFRIHTGEKPFRCRECGKAFKHNISLVSHLRVHTGETPFTCSECGKSYMTRSNLTRHYQVHTDEKPYNCSECGKAFKEKSSLVYHARVHTRERPFQCSECGKSFSQKAFLIKHFRMHTGEKPFRCSECGKAFKHNCFLVAHRRVHTGETPFTCSECGKSYMNRSSLLHHYRIHTGEKP
- the LOC114684469 gene encoding zinc finger protein 419-like isoform X2 — protein: MAMSQGPAGQWSPMVMVEAAGGALFQVSHYSVKPANQEEGCVSFEDVAVYFSWEEWKLLDDSQRLLYQTVMTEIFALMSSLGLMPSGIHGVTQLESWGEPSVPALRFLTPVSMPFISICLWSGCWIKVESETPRFEQSLSTEGDLSSSMLQQQMLSCAETPLPSADNVGIIQTSSGLLGDQVTYAVGEAPKNTESGETIHTEKKTCICSDCGKVFTSTSHLNRHRMIHTGEKPFQCSECGMSFSQKAFLIKHFRIHTGEKPFRCRECGKAFKHNISLVSHLRVHTGETPFTCSECGKSYMTRSNLTRHYQVHTDEKPYNCSECGKAFKEKSSLVYHARVHTRERPFQCSECGKSFSQKAFLIKHFRMHTGEKPFRCSECGKAFKHNCFLVAHRRVHTGETPFTCSECGKSYMNRSSLLHHYRIHTGEKP